The following are from one region of the Escherichia sp. E4742 genome:
- a CDS encoding DUF2502 domain-containing protein, whose protein sequence is MKKMQSLLLAFSLILVAPMAAQAEEIMLVPSVKLQIGDRDYRGFYWDGGYWRDHDWWHRNYEWRGNRWHPYGLQPHYNNHRDHRDDHRHDHRDDHYPGPGRHHR, encoded by the coding sequence GTGAAAAAGATGCAATCTCTCTTACTCGCATTTTCCCTGATTCTGGTTGCTCCTATGGCAGCGCAGGCTGAGGAAATAATGCTGGTGCCATCAGTAAAGTTACAGATTGGCGATCGTGATTATCGCGGTTTCTACTGGGATGGCGGTTACTGGCGTGACCACGACTGGTGGCACAGAAATTATGAATGGCGAGGCAATCGCTGGCACCCATACGGACTGCAGCCGCACTATAATAATCATCGCGATCATCGTGACGATCATCGTCATGATCACCGGGATGATCATTATCCGGGGCCTGGCAGACATCACCGCTAA
- the yaaA gene encoding peroxide stress protein YaaA codes for MLILISPAKTLDYQSPLATTRYTLPELLDNSQQLIHEARKLTAPQIGKLMKISDKLADLNATRFHDWQPDFTPENARQAILAFKGDVYTGLQAETFSEEDFAFAQQHLRMLSGLYGVLRPLDLMQPYRLEMGIRLENARGKDLYQFWGDVITNKLNEALEAQGDQVVINLASDEYFKSVKPKKLNAEIIKPVFLDEKNGKFKVISFHAKKARGLMSRFIIKNRLTKPEQLTGFNSEGYFFDEASSSNGELVFKRYELR; via the coding sequence ATGTTGATTCTGATTTCACCTGCTAAAACACTTGATTATCAAAGCCCTTTGGCCACCACACGCTACACGCTGCCGGAGCTGTTAGACAACTCCCAACAGCTTATCCATGAAGCGCGAAAACTAACGGCACCGCAGATTGGCAAGCTGATGAAAATCAGTGACAAGCTGGCCGATCTCAACGCTACCCGCTTTCATGACTGGCAGCCAGATTTCACGCCAGAGAATGCCCGGCAGGCAATTCTGGCATTTAAAGGCGATGTCTATACCGGCTTGCAAGCCGAAACCTTTAGTGAAGAAGATTTCGCTTTTGCCCAGCAGCATTTACGTATGCTTTCCGGTTTGTACGGCGTACTGCGCCCGCTCGATTTAATGCAGCCATACCGTCTGGAGATGGGGATCCGTCTTGAGAATGCGCGGGGTAAAGACCTGTACCAGTTCTGGGGGGATGTGATCACCAACAAGCTAAACGAAGCGCTCGAAGCACAAGGCGATCAGGTGGTGATTAACCTGGCGTCAGATGAGTATTTTAAATCAGTGAAACCGAAGAAATTAAATGCTGAGATAATCAAGCCGGTATTCCTCGATGAGAAGAACGGCAAGTTTAAGGTCATCAGCTTCCATGCTAAAAAAGCGCGTGGCCTGATGAGTCGGTTTATCATTAAAAATCGCCTGACCAAGCCAGAGCAACTGACAGGTTTTAACAGTGAAGGTTACTTCTTCGATGAAGCCTCTTCCAGCAATGGCGAACTGGTGTTTAAACGCTACGAACTGCGTTAA
- a CDS encoding alanine/glycine:cation symporter family protein, translated as MPDFFSFINNVLWGSVMIYLLFGAGCWFTFRSGFVQFRYIRQFGKSLKNSIHPQRGGLTSFQSLCTSLAARVGSGNLAGVALAITAGGPGAVFWMWVAAFIGMATSFAECSLAQLYKERDVNGQFRGGPAWYMARGLGMRWMGVLFAIFLLIAYGLIFSGVQANAVARAMSFAFDFPPLVTGVILAIFTLLAITHGIHGVARLMQWFVPIMALIWVLTSLVICAMNIGQLPHVIWSIFENAFGWQEAAGGAAGYTLSQAITNGFQRSMFSNEAGMGSTPNAAAAAASWPPHPAAQGVVQMIGIFIDTMVICTASAMLILLAGNGTTYMPLEGIQLIQKAMRVLMGSWGAEFVTIVVILFAFSSIVANYIYAENNLFFLRLNNRKAIWSLRICIFVTVIGGTLLSLPMMWQLADIIMACMAITNLTAILLLSPVVHIIASDYLRQRKLGVRPVFDPLRYPDISQQLSPDAWDDLSQE; from the coding sequence ATGCCTGATTTTTTCTCTTTTATTAACAACGTACTATGGGGATCAGTGATGATCTACCTGCTCTTCGGCGCAGGCTGTTGGTTCACTTTTCGTTCTGGGTTCGTTCAATTTCGCTATATTCGTCAGTTTGGCAAAAGTCTTAAAAATAGCATTCATCCGCAACGAGGCGGTTTAACTTCTTTTCAATCATTGTGTACCAGTCTCGCCGCGCGTGTCGGCAGCGGCAACCTGGCAGGCGTTGCGCTGGCTATCACCGCAGGTGGACCGGGTGCCGTTTTCTGGATGTGGGTTGCCGCATTTATTGGCATGGCGACCTCTTTTGCCGAATGTTCCCTTGCCCAGCTTTATAAAGAACGTGACGTCAATGGGCAGTTTCGCGGCGGACCGGCATGGTATATGGCGCGTGGATTGGGGATGCGCTGGATGGGCGTGCTATTCGCTATCTTTTTGCTCATCGCCTACGGATTGATTTTCAGCGGAGTTCAGGCAAATGCTGTCGCTCGCGCGATGAGTTTTGCATTTGATTTCCCTCCGTTAGTAACGGGTGTCATTCTCGCCATTTTTACTCTGTTGGCGATAACCCACGGCATTCATGGCGTCGCCCGGTTAATGCAATGGTTTGTCCCTATTATGGCGTTAATCTGGGTACTCACCAGCCTGGTCATTTGCGCAATGAATATCGGGCAACTTCCACACGTTATTTGGTCTATTTTTGAAAACGCCTTTGGCTGGCAGGAAGCGGCAGGCGGCGCGGCGGGTTATACCCTGAGTCAGGCGATTACTAACGGTTTTCAGCGCAGTATGTTTTCCAATGAGGCGGGGATGGGATCAACACCGAACGCAGCCGCGGCGGCGGCATCATGGCCACCGCATCCGGCAGCGCAAGGTGTTGTCCAGATGATCGGCATCTTTATCGACACGATGGTGATTTGTACGGCAAGCGCCATGCTGATATTGCTGGCCGGTAACGGCACCACCTATATGCCACTGGAAGGTATCCAACTCATTCAGAAAGCGATGCGTGTATTAATGGGTTCCTGGGGGGCAGAATTTGTCACGATAGTAGTGATTCTATTTGCCTTCAGCTCGATCGTCGCCAACTACATTTATGCCGAAAATAATCTCTTCTTTTTACGGCTGAACAACCGGAAAGCTATCTGGAGTCTGCGTATCTGTATCTTTGTTACAGTCATTGGCGGCACCCTACTGAGCCTTCCGATGATGTGGCAACTGGCCGATATTATTATGGCCTGCATGGCAATCACCAATTTGACCGCGATTTTGCTGCTTTCCCCTGTGGTGCATATCATTGCCAGCGATTATCTGCGCCAGCGTAAACTCGGTGTACGTCCGGTGTTTGATCCGCTGCGCTACCCGGATATCAGTCAGCAACTGTCCCCTGACGCGTGGGATGATTTGTCGCAGGAGTAA
- the tal gene encoding transaldolase, giving the protein MTDKLTSLRQYTTVVADTGDIAAMKLYQPQDATTNPSLILNAAQIPEYRKLIDDAVAWAKQQSNDRAQQIVDATDKLAVNIGLEILKLVPGRISTEVDARLSYDTEASIAKAKRLIKLYNDAGISNDRILIKLASTWQGIRAAEQLEKEGINCNLTLLFSFAQARACAEAGVFLISPFVGRILDWYKANTDKKEYAPAEDPGVVSVSEIYQYYKEHGYETVVMGASFRNIGEILELAGCDRLTIAPALLKELAESEGAIERKLSYTGEVKARPARITESEFLWQHNQDPMAVDKLAEGIRKFAVDQEKLEKMIGDLL; this is encoded by the coding sequence ATGACGGACAAATTGACCTCCCTTCGTCAGTACACCACCGTAGTGGCCGACACTGGGGACATCGCGGCAATGAAGCTGTATCAACCGCAGGATGCCACAACCAACCCTTCTCTCATTCTTAACGCAGCGCAAATTCCGGAATACCGTAAGTTGATTGATGATGCTGTCGCATGGGCGAAACAGCAGAGCAACGATCGCGCGCAACAGATCGTGGACGCGACCGACAAACTGGCAGTAAATATTGGTCTGGAAATCCTGAAACTGGTTCCGGGCCGTATCTCAACTGAAGTTGATGCGCGTCTTTCCTATGACACCGAAGCGTCAATTGCGAAAGCAAAACGCCTGATTAAGCTCTACAACGATGCAGGTATTAGCAACGATCGTATTCTGATCAAACTGGCTTCTACCTGGCAGGGTATCCGTGCTGCAGAACAGCTGGAAAAAGAAGGTATCAACTGTAACCTGACTCTGCTGTTCTCCTTCGCTCAGGCACGTGCTTGTGCGGAAGCGGGCGTGTTCCTGATTTCTCCGTTTGTTGGCCGTATTCTTGACTGGTACAAAGCCAATACCGATAAGAAAGAGTACGCTCCGGCAGAAGATCCGGGTGTCGTTTCTGTATCTGAAATCTACCAGTACTACAAAGAGCACGGTTATGAAACCGTGGTTATGGGCGCAAGCTTCCGTAACATCGGCGAAATTCTGGAACTGGCAGGCTGCGACCGTCTGACCATCGCACCGGCACTGCTGAAAGAGCTGGCTGAGAGCGAAGGGGCTATCGAACGTAAACTGTCTTACACTGGTGAAGTGAAAGCGCGTCCGGCGCGTATCACCGAGTCCGAGTTCCTGTGGCAGCACAACCAGGACCCAATGGCAGTAGATAAACTGGCTGAAGGTATCCGTAAGTTTGCTGTTGACCAGGAAAAACTGGAAAAAATGATCGGCGATCTGCTGTAA
- the mog gene encoding molybdopterin adenylyltransferase, protein MNTLRIGLVSISDRASSGVYQDKGIPALEEWLTSALTTPFELETRLIPDEQAIIEQTLCELVDEMSCHLVLTTGGTGPARRDVTPDATLAVADREMPGFGEQMRQISLHFVPTAILSRQVGVIRKQALILNLPGQPKSIKETLEGVKDAEGKVVVHGIFASVPYCIQLLEGPYVETAPEVVAAFRPKSARREVSE, encoded by the coding sequence ATGAATACTTTACGTATTGGCTTAGTTTCCATCTCTGATCGCGCGTCCAGCGGCGTTTATCAGGATAAAGGCATCCCTGCGCTGGAAGAATGGCTGACATCGGCGCTAACCACGCCGTTTGAACTGGAAACTCGCTTAATCCCCGATGAGCAGGCGATCATTGAGCAAACGTTGTGTGAGCTGGTGGATGAAATGAGTTGCCATCTGGTGCTCACCACGGGCGGAACTGGCCCGGCGCGCCGTGACGTGACGCCTGATGCGACGCTGGCAGTAGCTGACCGCGAGATGCCGGGCTTTGGTGAACAGATGCGCCAGATTAGCCTGCATTTTGTACCAACTGCGATCCTTTCACGCCAGGTGGGCGTGATCCGCAAACAGGCTCTGATCCTTAACTTACCTGGTCAGCCGAAGTCCATCAAAGAGACACTGGAAGGCGTGAAGGATGCCGAGGGTAAGGTCGTGGTGCACGGTATTTTTGCCAGCGTACCGTACTGCATTCAGTTGCTGGAAGGGCCATACGTTGAAACGGCACCAGAAGTGGTTGCAGCATTCAGACCGAAGAGCGCAAGACGAGAAGTTAGCGAATAA
- the satP gene encoding acetate uptake transporter: MGNTKLANPAPLGLMGFGMTTILLNLHNVGYFALDGIILAMGIFYGGIAQIFAGLLEYKKGNTFGLTAFTSYGSFWLTLVAILLMPKLGLTDAPNAQFLGVYLGLWGVFTLFMFFGTLKGARVLQFVFFSLTVLFALLAFGNIAGNAAIIHFAGWIGLICGASAIYLAMGEVLNEQFGRTVLPIGESH, from the coding sequence ATGGGCAACACTAAGTTGGCTAATCCGGCACCGCTGGGCCTGATGGGCTTCGGCATGACCACCATTCTACTTAACCTGCACAACGTGGGTTATTTCGCTCTGGACGGTATTATTCTTGCCATGGGCATCTTCTACGGCGGCATCGCGCAAATTTTCGCTGGTCTGCTGGAGTATAAAAAAGGCAACACTTTCGGGTTAACCGCCTTCACCTCTTACGGTTCTTTCTGGCTGACGCTGGTTGCGATTCTGCTGATGCCGAAACTGGGCCTGACCGATGCGCCAAATGCGCAGTTCCTTGGTGTCTACCTGGGTCTGTGGGGCGTGTTTACGCTGTTTATGTTCTTCGGCACGCTGAAAGGCGCACGCGTTCTGCAATTCGTTTTCTTTAGCCTGACCGTGCTGTTTGCCCTGCTGGCGTTCGGTAACATTGCCGGTAACGCCGCGATCATCCACTTTGCCGGCTGGATTGGTCTGATCTGCGGTGCCAGCGCAATCTATCTGGCGATGGGTGAAGTGCTGAACGAGCAGTTTGGTCGCACCGTTCTGCCGATTGGTGAGTCTCACTAA
- the msyB gene encoding acidic protein MsyB, which produces MNVNYLNDSDLDFLQHCSEEQLTNFARLLTHNEKGKTRLSSVLMRNELFKSMEGHPEQHRRNWQLIAGELQHFGGDSIANKLRGHGKLYRAILLDVSKRLKLKADKEMSTFEIEQQLLEQFLRNTWKKMDEEHKQEFLHAVDARVNELEELLPLLMKDKLLAKGVSHLLSSQLTRILRTHAAMSVLGHGLLRGAGLGGPVGAALNGVKAVSGSAYRVTIPAVLQIACLRRIVSATQA; this is translated from the coding sequence ATGAATGTTAATTACCTGAATGATTCAGATCTGGATTTTCTCCAGCATTGTAGTGAGGAGCAACTGACCAATTTCGCCCGTTTGCTCACCCATAACGAAAAAGGCAAAACTCGACTCTCCAGCGTTCTGATGCGTAATGAACTGTTCAAATCGATGGAAGGGCATCCCGAGCAACATCGCCGCAACTGGCAGCTAATTGCCGGAGAATTACAGCATTTTGGCGGCGATAGTATCGCTAACAAACTTCGCGGACACGGCAAACTGTACCGGGCCATTTTGCTCGACGTCTCAAAACGGCTGAAGCTAAAAGCCGACAAAGAGATGTCTACGTTTGAAATTGAGCAACAATTACTGGAACAATTTCTGCGTAATACCTGGAAGAAAATGGACGAGGAGCATAAGCAGGAGTTTCTGCACGCGGTCGATGCCAGGGTGAATGAGCTGGAAGAGCTGCTGCCGCTGCTGATGAAAGACAAATTATTGGCAAAAGGCGTGTCGCATCTGCTTTCCAGCCAACTTACCCGCATTTTACGCACCCACGCAGCAATGAGCGTTCTCGGGCATGGTTTGCTGCGCGGCGCGGGGTTAGGAGGCCCGGTGGGCGCGGCATTAAACGGAGTTAAAGCCGTCAGCGGTAGCGCCTATCGTGTTACTATTCCGGCGGTCCTGCAAATTGCCTGCCTGCGTCGAATTGTCAGCGCCACTCAGGCCTAA
- a CDS encoding DUF2541 family protein, translating to MKSVFTISASLVLSLMLCYTAQANDHKILGVIAIPRNETNDLALKLPVCRIVKRIQLTADHGDLQLSGASVYFKAARSASQSLNVPAEIKEGQTTNWININSDNDNKRCVSKITFSGHTVNSSDMATLKIIGDD from the coding sequence ATGAAATCCGTTTTTACGATTTCCGCCAGCCTGGTACTTAGCCTTATGCTGTGCTACACGGCGCAAGCTAACGACCATAAAATCCTCGGCGTCATTGCGATACCGCGTAACGAAACCAACGATCTGGCGCTGAAACTCCCCGTTTGCCGCATCGTAAAACGTATCCAACTCACCGCCGACCACGGCGATTTACAGTTGAGCGGCGCGTCGGTTTATTTCAAAGCCGCCCGTAGCGCCAGTCAAAGCCTGAATGTTCCCGCCGAAATTAAAGAAGGGCAAACCACCAACTGGATCAACATTAACAGCGATAACGACAACAAACGTTGCGTGTCAAAAATCACCTTTTCCGGTCATACCGTGAACTCGTCCGATATGGCCACGCTGAAAATTATCGGCGACGATTAA